One window from the genome of Phycisphaerales bacterium encodes:
- a CDS encoding alpha/beta hydrolase, with the protein MPTTSHTIECPSGYALAAKLDEPEGEVVGFAVFAHCFTCSKDSIATSRVSRALAARGIGVLRVDFTGLGRSEGEFGDSTFTGNVQDLRASCAWLSENRMPPGLLIGHSLGGAAVLALAGGGGDEISSVRGVVTIGAPADPEHVTHLFDAGLEEIRRAGSAEVSIGGRPFRVGAGLVEDLQQQDPQRMIANLRRALMIFHSPVDAIVGIENAAKIYGWAKHPRSFVSLDKADHLLTNKDDAELVAGMLAAWARHLLGG; encoded by the coding sequence ATGCCCACCACCAGCCACACCATCGAATGCCCCAGCGGCTATGCGCTAGCCGCCAAGCTCGACGAGCCGGAGGGCGAGGTGGTGGGCTTCGCAGTGTTTGCGCACTGCTTCACGTGCTCGAAGGACTCGATCGCAACGTCGCGCGTGTCCCGTGCGCTCGCGGCGCGGGGCATCGGCGTGCTACGGGTCGACTTCACCGGGCTCGGCCGGAGCGAGGGCGAGTTCGGTGACTCGACCTTTACGGGCAACGTGCAGGACCTGCGCGCCTCGTGCGCGTGGCTCAGCGAGAACCGGATGCCCCCGGGCCTGCTCATCGGTCACAGCCTGGGCGGCGCCGCGGTGCTGGCGCTCGCTGGCGGAGGCGGCGACGAGATCTCGAGCGTTCGGGGCGTGGTGACCATCGGCGCTCCGGCGGACCCCGAGCACGTCACGCACCTGTTCGATGCCGGGCTCGAAGAGATTCGCAGGGCGGGCTCGGCCGAGGTCAGCATCGGCGGTCGGCCGTTCCGCGTCGGGGCCGGGCTCGTCGAGGACCTGCAGCAGCAGGACCCGCAGCGGATGATCGCGAACCTGCGCCGGGCACTCATGATCTTCCACTCGCCGGTTGACGCGATCGTGGGCATTGAAAATGCCGCGAAGATCTACGGTTGGGCCAAGCACCCCAGGAGCTTCGTGAGCCTGGACAAGGCCGATCACCTGCTGACGAACAAGGACGACGCCGAGCTCGTGGCGGGCATGCTGGCGGCGTGGGCGAGGCACTTGCTCGGCGGGTAG
- a CDS encoding LamG-like jellyroll fold domain-containing protein, which yields MQTKNPCRSVALAATAILLLLASSRALAQGFPFIDFDSQGMTAYEAATGEVTMTASTLFVTPGPGTPPSFVFPGSEGRETVALFAIDAAGELDPTGANTLSVTGRVVLDGIEFDGLLLDVAIDRVRFSAEPGETNFTYVLSGDVLGGLLADRFDTDRVSVPVQAEDGDFMGFDRDFTGGAKGQVINASGLLGACCLPDSGCEELSDLECARRGGDFRGEDTTCESIDEYSHVSIDPPGQTEAGDVREIVSVFNASTKRFTYNVTLDPVDGMLANGFTTIVNDGPMPREGSTGEYAIFYLDATREGDTRLSVYTYNGGADDATRIRSFEDGDGDGAADGGDLIACSLIDPSFVIDLMDVDNPDGSRTLGFTIDATDIIDHDPRFPTAGADFFGVGFADLIGYWTHPTVVETTYDRDNCLTSWNRLKRSWADRENLPAQFLGCIERDPVATLECLTEWAFNEQAGQDVYDLMGNIDLQIDEDRGSVRWIDDHRFGTGLEFMQDVADGQTMAITESRSTARGLKDILNVDDEMTFETLFRIDDAHASGGRIFSWSDGTDVQDRNLSVLADPVGDRFELEIRLRTTDSGVRRLHLEDRLIDAGQTIHLALTYDIDTGTLLAYVDGRIAGSLSGFEGGFAGWEDYKIMLGNESQGERPFDGVIYEVRIYEGTATSGQVAAMAADLLNRCRADLDGDGELTLFDFLEYQNLFDAGSPAADFDGDGQLNIFDFLAFQNDFATACG from the coding sequence ATGCAGACGAAAAATCCGTGCCGTTCGGTCGCGCTGGCCGCAACTGCTATCTTGCTGCTGCTGGCTAGCAGCCGTGCCCTGGCCCAGGGCTTTCCGTTCATTGACTTCGACAGCCAGGGCATGACGGCGTACGAGGCAGCCACGGGCGAGGTCACGATGACCGCCTCGACGTTGTTCGTGACGCCCGGGCCCGGCACGCCGCCGTCGTTTGTCTTCCCAGGGAGCGAAGGCCGTGAAACGGTGGCGCTTTTTGCCATCGATGCAGCCGGCGAACTCGACCCCACCGGGGCCAACACGCTCTCGGTCACAGGACGTGTCGTGCTCGACGGCATCGAATTCGACGGACTGCTGCTCGACGTAGCGATCGATCGCGTGAGGTTCTCGGCAGAGCCGGGCGAAACGAACTTCACCTACGTGCTCAGCGGAGACGTCCTCGGCGGACTGCTTGCCGACCGGTTCGACACCGATCGAGTGAGCGTGCCCGTGCAAGCTGAGGATGGCGACTTCATGGGCTTCGATCGCGACTTCACCGGTGGCGCCAAGGGACAGGTCATCAATGCTTCGGGCTTGCTGGGTGCCTGCTGCCTGCCGGATTCGGGCTGCGAAGAGCTCAGCGACCTCGAGTGCGCGCGCCGAGGCGGTGATTTTCGCGGAGAAGATACGACATGCGAGTCGATCGACGAGTACTCGCACGTCTCGATCGACCCGCCCGGCCAAACGGAGGCAGGCGACGTTCGCGAGATCGTCTCGGTCTTCAACGCGTCGACGAAGCGGTTTACGTACAACGTGACGCTCGACCCGGTCGACGGCATGCTGGCCAATGGCTTCACGACGATCGTCAACGACGGACCGATGCCGCGCGAGGGCTCGACGGGGGAGTATGCGATCTTCTACCTCGATGCGACGCGCGAAGGCGACACGCGCCTCTCGGTCTACACCTACAACGGTGGTGCCGACGACGCGACCCGGATTCGCTCTTTCGAGGACGGGGACGGAGACGGCGCCGCGGATGGCGGCGACCTCATCGCGTGCAGCCTCATCGATCCTTCGTTCGTCATCGACCTGATGGACGTGGACAATCCCGACGGCAGCCGGACGCTTGGGTTTACCATCGACGCCACGGACATCATCGACCACGACCCCCGCTTCCCGACGGCGGGTGCCGACTTCTTCGGCGTTGGCTTTGCCGATCTGATTGGCTACTGGACGCATCCGACCGTGGTCGAAACGACCTACGACCGGGACAACTGCCTGACGAGCTGGAACCGACTCAAGCGGAGCTGGGCCGACCGAGAAAACTTGCCCGCCCAGTTCCTTGGCTGCATCGAGCGCGATCCGGTCGCAACGCTGGAGTGCCTGACCGAGTGGGCATTCAATGAGCAGGCAGGCCAGGACGTGTACGACCTGATGGGCAACATCGACCTTCAGATCGATGAGGACCGCGGAAGCGTCCGTTGGATCGACGATCATCGCTTCGGTACCGGCCTCGAGTTCATGCAGGACGTCGCGGATGGCCAGACAATGGCGATTACGGAATCCAGGTCCACGGCCCGCGGGCTGAAGGACATCCTGAACGTCGACGACGAGATGACGTTCGAAACCCTGTTCCGCATCGATGACGCCCATGCCAGCGGCGGCCGCATCTTCTCGTGGTCCGATGGGACGGACGTCCAGGACCGCAACCTGAGCGTGCTGGCCGACCCCGTGGGTGACCGTTTTGAGCTCGAGATTCGCCTTCGCACGACGGATTCGGGCGTCCGCCGCCTGCACCTGGAAGATCGACTGATCGATGCGGGCCAGACCATCCACCTCGCGCTCACCTACGACATCGACACCGGGACGCTCCTGGCATACGTCGATGGCCGGATCGCCGGCAGCCTTTCAGGCTTCGAGGGCGGCTTCGCAGGCTGGGAAGACTACAAGATCATGCTCGGCAACGAGAGCCAAGGCGAGCGACCCTTCGACGGCGTGATCTACGAAGTTCGCATCTACGAGGGCACCGCTACGTCCGGCCAAGTGGCGGCGATGGCGGCCGACCTGCTCAATCGTTGCCGGGCTGACCTCGACGGCGATGGTGAATTGACCCTCTTCGACTTCCTTGAGTATCAGAATCTGTTCGACGCGGGCAGCCCCGCCGCCGACTTCGACGGCGACGGCCAACTCAACATCTTCGATTTCCTGGCCTTCCAGAACGACTTCGCCACGGCCTGCGGATAA
- a CDS encoding DUF2238 domain-containing protein has translation MGNSESPFLRDRTRLIAAISFGVALTCFSVYAILRGNAEFIFYGVVLVILAVAVFMLDRRVGLSHAAIWGLLVWAVLHLAGGNVPAGEAGVLYNFRPAEWLPKYDQALHAFGFAVATLVCWECLRRALVRDDGAPPRATTGLAIACVLMGIGLGALNEVVEFIAVLTMPETNVGGYMNTGWDLVSNLTGAAAMGVWIRLRG, from the coding sequence ATGGGCAACAGTGAGTCACCGTTCCTCAGGGACCGCACGCGTCTGATTGCCGCCATCAGCTTCGGGGTGGCATTGACTTGCTTCTCCGTCTACGCCATCTTGCGGGGCAACGCCGAGTTCATCTTCTACGGCGTGGTGCTGGTCATCCTTGCCGTTGCCGTCTTCATGCTCGATCGCCGGGTGGGACTTTCTCACGCGGCAATCTGGGGCCTGCTCGTGTGGGCCGTGCTGCACCTGGCGGGCGGCAACGTGCCCGCCGGCGAGGCAGGGGTGCTCTACAACTTCCGGCCCGCGGAGTGGCTGCCGAAGTATGACCAGGCCTTGCACGCGTTTGGCTTCGCGGTGGCGACGCTGGTGTGCTGGGAGTGCCTCCGCCGTGCTCTGGTGCGCGACGATGGTGCTCCGCCGAGGGCGACGACGGGGCTGGCGATCGCGTGCGTGCTCATGGGCATCGGGCTCGGCGCACTCAACGAGGTGGTTGAGTTTATCGCCGTGCTGACGATGCCCGAGACGAACGTCGGTGGCTACATGAACACCGGATGGGACCTGGTGAGCAACCTCACCGGCGCGGCGGCCATGGGGGTGTGGATCCGGCTGCGGGGTTGA
- a CDS encoding ankyrin repeat domain-containing protein, with the protein MNNLKGHFVLIGVAIVGVALILVAILMPPGEVPLPEDAQEAAQGEASETTAAGSDDEATTAPQIEPADEPAHVRLLRAAAAGDVATIENLTSMGVRADAAASQADVDADASPQFEVGSTALMLAARDGHDAAVFALLEAGADVNLQSSSGNTPLMHAAQRSSPDVVVTLLGAGADPSIEDDRGRTALIHAARSGAHQPAALLLEAGADVDHTDAEGTTALMHAAGAQHLEVVLVLLGGGANVEAVDASGRGAMDRAGSSGPIADMLREAAGG; encoded by the coding sequence ATGAACAATCTCAAGGGCCACTTCGTGCTCATCGGCGTCGCGATCGTCGGCGTCGCGCTCATCCTGGTTGCCATCCTCATGCCGCCCGGCGAGGTGCCCCTTCCCGAGGACGCGCAGGAGGCAGCGCAGGGCGAAGCGAGCGAGACCACTGCCGCCGGCTCTGACGACGAAGCCACGACCGCGCCCCAGATCGAGCCAGCCGATGAACCAGCCCACGTCCGGCTCCTCCGCGCCGCAGCCGCTGGCGACGTCGCAACCATCGAGAATCTGACCAGCATGGGCGTCCGCGCCGACGCCGCCGCAAGCCAAGCCGACGTCGATGCTGACGCCTCCCCCCAGTTCGAGGTTGGCTCCACGGCCCTGATGCTCGCGGCCCGCGATGGCCATGATGCGGCCGTCTTTGCGTTGCTGGAGGCAGGGGCGGACGTGAACCTGCAGTCGAGTTCCGGCAACACCCCACTGATGCATGCGGCCCAGCGGAGTTCTCCGGATGTCGTCGTGACGCTCCTCGGGGCCGGTGCCGATCCATCGATCGAAGACGATCGTGGTCGCACGGCCTTGATCCACGCCGCCCGCAGCGGAGCACACCAGCCGGCGGCCCTGCTGCTCGAAGCCGGAGCCGACGTGGACCACACCGACGCCGAGGGCACGACCGCCCTCATGCACGCCGCGGGCGCGCAGCACCTCGAGGTCGTCCTCGTCCTTCTCGGCGGCGGCGCCAACGTGGAGGCCGTCGACGCCAGCGGCCGCGGGGCGATGGACCGGGCGGGTTCGAGCGGCCCCATCGCCGACATGCTCCGCGAGGCAGCGGGCGGCTGA
- a CDS encoding dienelactone hydrolase family protein — MDATTNDRFDTSLETPPHAGGAVLHAGAGPEDAAIAMILLHGRGAGPEDVLALADAYRLDGVCYLAPTASDLPSEKHSWYPQPFTMDFDKNEPFIESAFSVIESLLSQLAKLGLPPERCVLGGFSQGACLVTHFAYRYPRRYGMIVGYSGGLIGNHKHVFQPHGDLEGTPVDLSSGERDPRVTWARVEQTARVLRAMNAEVALESYPDLPHTICREQVEKTRERLQELIDSVAG, encoded by the coding sequence ATGGACGCGACAACGAACGACCGGTTTGACACTTCTCTGGAAACGCCACCGCACGCCGGCGGCGCCGTGCTGCACGCCGGAGCAGGGCCAGAGGACGCGGCCATCGCCATGATCTTGCTGCACGGCCGCGGCGCGGGACCAGAAGACGTGCTGGCGCTGGCCGATGCGTATCGACTCGACGGCGTGTGCTACCTGGCCCCCACTGCCAGCGATCTGCCCAGCGAGAAGCACTCGTGGTATCCCCAGCCGTTCACGATGGACTTCGACAAGAACGAGCCGTTCATCGAGAGCGCGTTCAGCGTAATCGAGTCGCTTCTCAGCCAGCTGGCCAAGCTCGGGCTGCCGCCCGAGCGATGCGTGCTGGGCGGCTTCTCGCAGGGCGCGTGCCTCGTCACGCACTTCGCCTACCGCTACCCGCGTCGCTACGGCATGATCGTCGGGTATAGCGGTGGGTTGATCGGCAACCACAAGCACGTCTTTCAACCCCACGGCGACCTCGAGGGAACGCCGGTCGACCTCTCCAGCGGCGAGCGGGACCCGCGCGTCACGTGGGCCCGCGTCGAGCAGACGGCTCGCGTCTTGCGTGCCATGAACGCCGAGGTGGCGCTCGAGAGCTACCCCGACCTGCCACACACGATCTGTCGCGAGCAGGTCGAGAAGACCCGCGAGCGGCTGCAAGAGTTGATCGACAGCGTCGCCGGATGA
- a CDS encoding VOC family protein codes for MTDPIITGVHHVTALAKSPRSNLDFYSRVLGMRFVKRTVNHDDPMTYHLYYADAVGSPGSVLTHFPHPRATRANHGSGEIRRTTLAVPNGTLGFWRERLVTHEVEVRETTHFGVARLDFEDPDGMELGICEANVAGVGEPWTEGGVDAQHAIRTVDAVTLYVRDAGETGDFLRSALGFASADAQGGTQRLTLLDGAPGRRLDLVEDAGDQKPMGAGTVHHVAWRVADDEALLAVVDRLAEHNVAATPVIDRVYFHSIYFRVPGRVIFEIATEGPGFDADEPMVELGSKLVLPPQHEPRRAEIEAHLLPLDGEN; via the coding sequence ATGACCGACCCGATCATCACGGGCGTGCACCACGTCACCGCGCTCGCCAAGAGCCCGCGCAGCAACCTGGACTTCTACTCCCGCGTACTGGGCATGCGCTTCGTCAAGCGCACCGTCAATCACGACGACCCGATGACCTATCACCTCTACTACGCCGACGCGGTCGGTTCGCCCGGCAGCGTGCTGACGCACTTCCCCCACCCACGGGCGACGCGGGCCAACCACGGCTCCGGCGAGATCCGGCGGACGACTTTGGCCGTACCCAACGGCACGCTCGGCTTCTGGCGCGAGCGACTGGTAACGCACGAGGTCGAGGTGAGGGAGACAACGCACTTCGGCGTGGCTCGCCTCGACTTCGAGGACCCCGACGGCATGGAGTTGGGCATCTGCGAGGCCAATGTTGCCGGCGTTGGCGAGCCGTGGACCGAGGGCGGCGTCGACGCCCAACACGCGATCCGGACGGTGGACGCCGTTACGCTGTACGTGCGCGATGCGGGCGAGACCGGCGACTTCCTACGGTCGGCCCTCGGCTTTGCTTCCGCCGATGCACAGGGCGGCACGCAGCGCCTCACGCTGCTCGATGGCGCGCCCGGCCGGCGGCTTGATCTGGTCGAGGACGCCGGCGACCAGAAACCGATGGGCGCGGGCACGGTGCACCACGTCGCCTGGCGTGTCGCCGACGACGAAGCGCTGCTGGCGGTTGTCGATCGGCTGGCCGAGCACAACGTGGCGGCGACACCGGTCATCGACCGCGTGTACTTCCACTCGATCTACTTCCGCGTGCCCGGCCGCGTGATCTTCGAGATCGCCACCGAGGGCCCGGGCTTCGATGCCGACGAGCCGATGGTTGAATTGGGCTCGAAGCTCGTCCTGCCACCACAGCACGAGCCACGACGTGCCGAGATCGAGGCACACCTGCTACCGCTTGACGGTGAGAACTGA